Within Candidatus Francisella endociliophora, the genomic segment TTGCTTATTTATATGTGTTGGCAATGGAAGTTGCACTAAGATAGCATGTACACTAGAGTCATTATTTAAAGTGTTTATTAGATCAAGTAGTTCTTGTTCAGTAGTAGTTTCCGGTAGTGTAATTACATCAGAATTTATACCAACTTTTGCACAAGCCTTTTCCTTGGAACCAACATAAGTCTTGCTAGCTGGGTCATCACCTACAATTATAGCTACTAGCTTGGGAACTATACCCGTTTGCTCTTTGTATTCTTGAAGTTGCTCGGCCAGCCTATCTTTCAAATCTTTTGAAAGTTTTTTACCATCGATTAAAGTCATGATTTGATTGCTTAAAATTTACAAATGTAAAGATAGTTATATGATATCAAACTTCAATTATGTTTGGGAATTTTTTAGGATAATTTCTTTGTATTTGTTGGTTTTAGAAAATTTCTATTCCTCATCCAATAATAGATAAAAATTGTAGTATATGCTCCAACAGCCAAACCGAAAATCACATCACTAGGATAATGCGACCCTAAAGCAACCCGACTAAAAGCAATTAACAGCGCTAAAAACACCCACAATACTCTGAACCTTGGCAATAAATATATCAAGCCAACATAGAATGCTGCAACGGTAATAGAGTGACCAGATGGCATACTAGCAAAATCATAACCAGGTTTATGAAAATGCTCAAAGTATTGCGACCCATATTCTAAGAAAAATTTTGGTCTAGCCCTACCAATCATAAACTTCAGTATTTGACCAATAATACCACTAATTGCAACAGTTGCTATAAGAAAAAGTGTTGCAGCTGTTAAGGCATTAATTCTATCTCTCGTTGATTCTAATAAAGAGTCTGTATCAATAAATAACCTAACTATAGCAAACAATCCCAAAGGAATTAATAAATATAAAGCTAATCCAAAATGAGTGATCTTATCAAGATAATACCAGTAGCCTGAAAAAAATCCATTTTGTACATACTTCTCAACATAAGCATCAATATTAAAGTACAAAAATACAATTATTAACAATATAGGTACAAATGTATACTTTAACTGTATAAGTCTTGGTATATTAACTTCTGTTATTCTAGGACTTTTAAATGATTTTTTAAAAGCATACCAATTCTTTTTCACTACACTGTTAGGCATAATCAGAGACCTCATTTACTTAGTATCTTAATATTCGGAAAGTATATCAAAATACCATTATTTAACCATACTAATATATACATTACCGCACCAAAACTGTTACCATTTTTGTATCATTTTCCAAAAAAATAATTTATCTTTTTTTTAAAAAAATACTTGAATAGCAGTTTTTTCCAAATATAATGGAAGTACTTAAAAGCTGGAAGCATAAGTTTTAAAGCTTTAAAGTGTTATAAAATATAAAACCAAAAGAAAAAGGAAATAACAATGAAAAAACAAATGCAAAAAGGTTTCTCACTAGTTGAGTTAATGGTTGTGATTGCTATTATCGCTATCTTAGCAGCTGTAGCTATCCCTATGTATTCTAATTATACTACTCGTGCTAAATTAGGCAGTGAGTTAGCTAAACTAGGTGGTGTTAAAATGGAAGTTGCTGAGCAAATATCTAACTCTAACACATCTGTAGGTAGTACTCCTAGTGGTATTACAGCTCCAAGCTCCATACCATCAGGTGCTAGCGTTGATGCTGATGGTACAATTAAGTTACCTGTTGACAGTGTAGTTGGATCAGATGCTGATATCATAATGTCTCCTTCTGTAGTATCAGGAGCAATAACTTGGACATGTGACGTATCTGGATCTAGCGTTAGTTCATCAGTTAAACCTTCAAACTGTACTGGCTAATAAATCCATATATATACCTTATTAAAACTAAAAAAGTCACTTAAGTGACTTTTTTTATATCTAATATTCAGTAATTTATCTTCTAGTGTTTTTCATATATAATGATTATAATAGCATATTAAAAGCTTTATATACCATATATGAGAAACACCAAAGGCTTTACTTTAGTTGAATTAATAGTTGTTATAGGAGTAATTGCAATACTCGCTGCTATAGCAACGCCCATTTATTCAAACTATAAAGAAAGAACTATTATGACAGAGGCTATAAATGTAACTGGTGGTGTTAAAGCGCAGATAGAAGATTATATTAGCAATTCTCAAGACCCTTCTACTATGACATATAATACCCCTCCAGGAATTTCTGTGATAAATAGCAGCATATCTGGAGCAACCATTGAAATAAACATGCATGAGAGAAACTCTAATATATTTACAAATTCCAATGATACACTTCGATTAGTTGGTGTAATTAATGGTGCAATTTTTAAGTGGACTTGCCTACATAATGCAAATGCTTCAGATATTGCTACTAGAAATACACCAAAAGCTTGTGAAAATACCTTTACTAGTTAATTTTCTCAACTTTCCTCTCATCATATTCACAAGGCTACACCTTTCAAACAAAACATTCTTCAACAACTCTTAAATCCTTACTCAAGTTCTTTTAAAAAAGTAGTTCATAAAGTATTTAATACAAACCTAACAATTCCCTAGCATGAGAAAGAGCTTTCTCTGAAATATCAACACCACCAACTATCTTAGCTATCTCTTGAACTCGCTGCTCTTGATTAAGCTCTATAATTTTTGACTCTGTAGAATCTTTAAGATATTTCTTAGATACATGTAAATGTATTTGTCCTTGTGCTGCTACTTGTGGTTGATGTGTGATACATAGCACTTGTAATTTTTCTGATAATTTTCTGAGAAGCTTACCAACTATCTCTGCTGTGGCGCCAGATATTCCAACATCGACTTCATCAAAAACCAAGGTTGGATAAGATCTCTTCTCAGCTGATACAGCCTGGATTGATAGTCCTATCCTACTAAGTTCGCCACCAGAAGCAACTCTTTTGACAGGTGCTAATTGCTCACCTAGGTTAAAATTAATCATAAATTGACACTCATCGGTTCCTTTAGATGCTTTTGTTTCACTATCTAAAACTTGCGCGACAAAACTACCCTTTGGAATATTCAAAGATCGGATATTTTTCTCAACCTGTTTCGAAAATTCTTTAGCTGCTAGCTTACGAGCCTTACTAAGCTTTGTTGCAAGTTCATTATATTCACTATCTAAAACCTGCCTTTGCTCTGTAAGTTTTGCTAATTTTGTACTATCTTGACTAAAACCTTCCAGCTCCACTTGTAACTCATCTATGTACTGATACAAATAGCTTGGTTCGACTTTGTGCTTACGCGCAAGATCATATATTTCACTCATTCTATGATCTACTTTTGCAAGCTCCTCTGGATCTTGCTCTAATGATTCAAGCTGGATTTGAGCTTCATCGTAACCCTCTTGAGCATAAACTTTGGTTTGAGATATCAATTCTTGTAAGTTCTTAAAAACTATATCATCTAGTTTTGAGGCTTCCTTTTCTAGCTCTGTAAGCATAGCCGTGATATTAGTTTCATCATCGTACATAAGATTAGAAATATAATTCAAACTATAGCTAATCTCATCAACACTAGATAAACTCTTTTGTCTTTGAGAAAGCTCTTCAAATTCATTCTCTGCAAGTTCTAGAGTTACTAATTCATCTAGCTTATATTCTAAAAGCTCTTTCTGACTGTTTTGACTATCAATATGCTCTTGTAATTGCACAATTTCAGTATTTATTTTTTGTAACTGATAAAAAGAGTTAGATACTTTTTTTAGAAGCTCATCATTATTTGCAAAACTATCAAGGAGACTTAATTGCGATTTTGGATCTAATAAATCTTGATGTGAGTTTTGACTATAAATATTTATCAGTTTATCAGATACCTTTTTGACATCTGACGCTTTGACAACACTGCCATTTATAAAAAGTCGGCTTTGTTTAGATTTATTTACAACTCTTCTAAAGGTACACTCATTATTTTCACAATCAATAAAAAGCTCATCTAACAATCTCTTAGCTCTTGCATTATCCTTAATGCAAAAAGTGGCCGATACCTCTGTAACCTTGTCATCCTGTAAGAAAGTCTTTTCAAGTCTCGCACCTAATACAAAACTAAGAGCATCAAGTAATATAGATTTACCCGCTCCAGTTTCACCTGTAAGTACAGTCATTCCTTCTTTAAAATCAATCTCTGTAGATTTTATAATTGCAAAGTTTTTTATTGATAAATGTAGTAGCATAGATCTTGTAAATAATTGATATTACACCTAGATTAATATATCTATTCTTTAGTAGTTATACAACTATTATTATTTATCATACTAACTCCGTTAATAGTAACAAAACATATTTTATCAACCTAGAAAATATATTATAA encodes:
- a CDS encoding phosphatase PAP2 family protein codes for the protein MPNSVVKKNWYAFKKSFKSPRITEVNIPRLIQLKYTFVPILLIIVFLYFNIDAYVEKYVQNGFFSGYWYYLDKITHFGLALYLLIPLGLFAIVRLFIDTDSLLESTRDRINALTAATLFLIATVAISGIIGQILKFMIGRARPKFFLEYGSQYFEHFHKPGYDFASMPSGHSITVAAFYVGLIYLLPRFRVLWVFLALLIAFSRVALGSHYPSDVIFGLAVGAYTTIFIYYWMRNRNFLKPTNTKKLS
- a CDS encoding pilin — its product is MKKQMQKGFSLVELMVVIAIIAILAAVAIPMYSNYTTRAKLGSELAKLGGVKMEVAEQISNSNTSVGSTPSGITAPSSIPSGASVDADGTIKLPVDSVVGSDADIIMSPSVVSGAITWTCDVSGSSVSSSVKPSNCTG
- a CDS encoding pilin translates to MRNTKGFTLVELIVVIGVIAILAAIATPIYSNYKERTIMTEAINVTGGVKAQIEDYISNSQDPSTMTYNTPPGISVINSSISGATIEINMHERNSNIFTNSNDTLRLVGVINGAIFKWTCLHNANASDIATRNTPKACENTFTS
- the recN gene encoding DNA repair protein RecN; translated protein: MLLHLSIKNFAIIKSTEIDFKEGMTVLTGETGAGKSILLDALSFVLGARLEKTFLQDDKVTEVSATFCIKDNARAKRLLDELFIDCENNECTFRRVVNKSKQSRLFINGSVVKASDVKKVSDKLINIYSQNSHQDLLDPKSQLSLLDSFANNDELLKKVSNSFYQLQKINTEIVQLQEHIDSQNSQKELLEYKLDELVTLELAENEFEELSQRQKSLSSVDEISYSLNYISNLMYDDETNITAMLTELEKEASKLDDIVFKNLQELISQTKVYAQEGYDEAQIQLESLEQDPEELAKVDHRMSEIYDLARKHKVEPSYLYQYIDELQVELEGFSQDSTKLAKLTEQRQVLDSEYNELATKLSKARKLAAKEFSKQVEKNIRSLNIPKGSFVAQVLDSETKASKGTDECQFMINFNLGEQLAPVKRVASGGELSRIGLSIQAVSAEKRSYPTLVFDEVDVGISGATAEIVGKLLRKLSEKLQVLCITHQPQVAAQGQIHLHVSKKYLKDSTESKIIELNQEQRVQEIAKIVGGVDISEKALSHARELLGLY